The Streptomyces sp. NBC_00440 genome contains a region encoding:
- a CDS encoding MsnO8 family LLM class oxidoreductase, whose product MSSAISSTPFSVLDRSRTREGRDGPEALRDTVRFAQQAEALGYHRFWVSEHHSVPGVAGSAPTVLAAAVAAATSTIRVGTGGVMLPNHRPLVVAEQFGVLEALFPGRIDMGLGRSVGFTDGIRRALGHGRQDAEDFAAQLAELLGYFSGDQTAHPQVHARPAEGLRLPAFVLATGAGAQVAAGAGLPLVIAAVRGEDEMLRAVDGYRDAFRPSAWGERPYVVLSGTVAVAPTTEEARRILLPEAWSTAYSRTHGVFPPLAPAERITGLRMTERERALFDEARRGQLHGTEDEVADGLEKLLSRSGADEFLVTTSTYDRTALLDSYRRLARITG is encoded by the coding sequence GTGAGTTCTGCGATCTCCTCGACCCCGTTCTCCGTACTGGACCGCTCCCGCACCCGCGAAGGGCGTGACGGCCCGGAGGCCCTGCGCGACACCGTGCGCTTCGCGCAACAGGCCGAGGCGCTGGGCTACCACCGGTTCTGGGTCTCGGAGCACCACAGCGTGCCCGGCGTCGCGGGCTCCGCGCCCACCGTCCTCGCCGCCGCCGTCGCGGCCGCCACCTCGACGATCCGGGTGGGCACCGGCGGGGTGATGCTGCCCAACCACCGGCCGCTCGTCGTCGCGGAGCAGTTCGGTGTGCTCGAAGCGCTCTTCCCCGGCCGGATCGACATGGGCCTGGGCCGGTCCGTCGGGTTCACCGACGGCATCCGCCGGGCACTGGGGCACGGCAGGCAGGACGCCGAGGACTTCGCCGCCCAGCTGGCGGAGCTGCTGGGCTACTTCTCCGGCGACCAGACCGCGCACCCCCAGGTCCACGCCCGTCCGGCGGAGGGGCTGCGGCTGCCGGCCTTCGTCCTGGCGACCGGCGCGGGAGCACAGGTGGCGGCCGGGGCGGGACTGCCGCTGGTGATCGCCGCCGTTCGCGGCGAGGACGAGATGCTGCGCGCCGTCGACGGCTACCGCGACGCGTTCCGGCCTTCGGCCTGGGGCGAGCGCCCGTACGTCGTGCTCTCGGGCACCGTCGCCGTTGCCCCCACCACCGAGGAGGCACGCCGGATCCTGCTGCCCGAGGCCTGGTCCACGGCCTACTCGCGCACCCATGGCGTGTTCCCGCCGCTCGCCCCCGCCGAGCGGATCACCGGTCTGCGGATGACCGAACGGGAGCGGGCCCTTTTCGACGAGGCCCGGCGCGGCCAGCTGCACGGCACCGAGGACGAGGTGGCGGACGGTCTGGAGAAGCTGCTGAGCCGCAGCGGCGCCGACGAGTTCCTGGTCACGACCAGTACGTACGACCGTACGGCGCTGCTCGACTCCTACCGGCGGCTGGCGCGGATCACCGGCTGA
- a CDS encoding dodecin: MSDHTYRVTEIVGTSHEGVDQAIRNGLGRAAGTLRGLDWFEVTEVRGQIVDGQVEHYQVGLKVGFRLEDEG, from the coding sequence ATGTCGGACCACACCTACCGGGTGACGGAGATCGTCGGTACCTCGCACGAGGGCGTGGACCAGGCCATCCGCAACGGTCTGGGGCGCGCGGCGGGCACGCTCAGGGGCCTCGACTGGTTCGAGGTCACCGAGGTGCGCGGGCAGATCGTGGACGGGCAGGTCGAGCACTACCAGGTCGGCCTGAAGGTCGGCTTCCGGCTGGAGGACGAGGGGTGA